The Streptomyces capitiformicae genome contains the following window.
GGCTCGACGATCAGCGCGGCGACGTCGCCCTTCTTCAGCTCCCGGGCCAGGGCGTCGAGATCGCCGAGGGGGACGGCCGTGTCGGGCAGCAGCGGCGCGAATCCATCCCGGAAGCCGTCCTCGCCGTTGACGGACAGCGAGCCGGTGGTCAGCCCGTGGAAGGCGTGGTCGCAGTACAAGATCCGCGGTCTGCCGGTGGCGTACCGGGCGAACTTCAGCGCGGTCTCGACGGCCTCCGTACCGCTGTTGCCGAAGAACACCCGGTCCAGATGCGGGCTGTGGGCGAGCAGCCGCTCGGCGAGCAGCCCGGGCAGCGGCTGGCAGTCGAAGCGGGTCAGGTCGGCGAGCCCCGCGTCGAGGACGTCGTGCAGTGCCTTGCGGATCACGGGGTGGTGGCGGCCGAGGGCCATCACCCCGAACCCGGCGAGCATGTCGAGGTAGTCGTTGCCGTCGGCGTCCCAGAAGTACGCGCCCTCGGCCCGCTCGTAGACCTTGTCGAAGCCGATGGTGTGGAGCATGCGCGGAAGCTGGTGGTTCAGGTACCGGGCGTGCAGTTCGTAGCGTTCGGCGCCTCGCTCGGCGAGGAGTCTGCCGAGGTCGAACTCCTCGGTGTTGCCGGCGGCGCGTTCCTCGGTGGTCATCTACGGTTTCTCCTTGGGCGGTTCATCCTTGACGGCCAGGCAGGCGCTGATCCGCCCGGCGATCTCGACCGGCGTCAGGCCGATGTCCGCGAGCACCTCACCCCGCTTGGCGTGCGCCAGGAACTGCTCCGGAATCCCGAACCGCCGTACGGGTACGTCGACCTCGGCGTCCCCCAGCGCCAGCGCGACCGCGGAGCCGACCCCGGCCGCCCGGCTGTTGTCCTCCACGACGGCCACCAGCCGGTGTTCGTCGGCGAGCCACGGCAGCGCCGGGTCGACCGGCTTGACCCAGCGCGGGTCCACCACCGTGCAGCCGATGCCCCGCGCCTGAAGCAACTCGGCGGCCTCCAGACACACCGGCGCCATGACACCGACGGCGACGAGGAGCACCTCCGCCCGGTCGTCCCGGTGGAGAACATCCATGCCGCCCACCCGCTCCAGCGACGGAATCTCCGGCCCCACCGACTCCTTCGGGAACCGGATCAGCGTGGGCGCGTCGTCCACGGCGACCGCTTCCCGCAGCTGCGTCCGCAGCTGCTCGGCGTCGCGCGGCGCGGCGATCCGCAGTCCGGGCACGACCTGGAGGATCGACATGTCCCACATACCGTTGTGTGACGGCCCGTCGACTCCCGTCACCCCGGCCCGGTCCAGGACGAACGTCACTCCGCACCGATGGAGGGCCACGTCCATCAGCAGCTGGTCGAAGGCCCGGTTGAGGAAGGTCGCGTAGACGGCCACGACCGGGTGGAGCCCGCCGGTCGCGAGCCCGGCCGCCGACACGGCCGCGTGCTGCTCGGCGATCCCCACGTCCCACACCCGGTCCGGGAACTTCTCGACGAACCTGCCGAGCCCGACCGGGTGCAGCATGGCCGCCGTGATGGCCACGACGTCCTCGCGCTCGTCGGCGATCCGGACGATCTCGTCGCCGAAGACCGAGGTCCAGGACGGCCCGCCCGACGGAGCGAGCGACTCGCAGGTGAGCGGGTCCATCACGCCGACCGTGTGAAAGTGGTCCTCCTCGTGGGCGAGGGCGGGCTCGTACCCCCGGCCCTTCTCCGTCAGGCAGTGGACGAGGACCGGCCCGTGGAAGCGCTTTGCGCGGCGCAGCGCCGACTCGACGGCGTTGATGTCGTGCCCGTCGATCGGCCCGACGTACTTCAGCCCCAGGTCCTCGAACATGCCCTGCGGCGCGAAGGCGTCCTTGAAGCCCTTCTTCGCCCCGTGCAGCGCCTCGTAGATCTGGTTGCCGACGACCGGTGTGCGCAGCAGTACGTCCTTGCCCCAGGCCAGGAACTGTTCGTAGCCGTCCGTGGTCCGCAGGGTCGCGAGGTGGTTCGCGAGGCCGCCGATGGTCGGCGCGTACGAGCGCTCGTTGTCGTTGACGACGATGATCAGCGGCCGGTCCTTGGCGGCCGCGATGTTGTTCAGCGCCTCCCAGGCCATGCC
Protein-coding sequences here:
- the dxs gene encoding 1-deoxy-D-xylulose-5-phosphate synthase; amino-acid sequence: MTILESIRQPRDLKALTEAELGELAEEIREFLVHAVARTGGHLGPNLGVVELSIALHRVFESPVDRIVWDTGHQSYVHKLLTGRQDFSKLRGKGGLSGYPSREESEHDIVENSHASTALGWADGLAKARQVQGERGHVVAVIGDGALTGGMAWEALNNIAAAKDRPLIIVVNDNERSYAPTIGGLANHLATLRTTDGYEQFLAWGKDVLLRTPVVGNQIYEALHGAKKGFKDAFAPQGMFEDLGLKYVGPIDGHDINAVESALRRAKRFHGPVLVHCLTEKGRGYEPALAHEEDHFHTVGVMDPLTCESLAPSGGPSWTSVFGDEIVRIADEREDVVAITAAMLHPVGLGRFVEKFPDRVWDVGIAEQHAAVSAAGLATGGLHPVVAVYATFLNRAFDQLLMDVALHRCGVTFVLDRAGVTGVDGPSHNGMWDMSILQVVPGLRIAAPRDAEQLRTQLREAVAVDDAPTLIRFPKESVGPEIPSLERVGGMDVLHRDDRAEVLLVAVGVMAPVCLEAAELLQARGIGCTVVDPRWVKPVDPALPWLADEHRLVAVVEDNSRAAGVGSAVALALGDAEVDVPVRRFGIPEQFLAHAKRGEVLADIGLTPVEIAGRISACLAVKDEPPKEKP